A window from Populus trichocarpa isolate Nisqually-1 chromosome 3, P.trichocarpa_v4.1, whole genome shotgun sequence encodes these proteins:
- the LOC7483546 gene encoding single-stranded DNA-binding protein WHY2, mitochondrial isoform X1: protein MMKLSRFLNFNRNAVGKPTDVRDGSALHALTFQASISTGGKSSIQDRVFAPYSVFKGKAALSVEPVLPTFSKFGSGNLRVDRRGSMMLTFLPAIGERKYDYEKRQKFALSATEVGSLISTGPKDSCEFFHDPSMLSSNAGQVRKNLSIKPHADGSGYFVSLSVVNNILKTTERFTVPVTTAEFTVLKTACSFALPHIMGWDRLTTPLPGTLASKLSKVDPQMPDLEWDK, encoded by the exons ATGATGAAACTATCGAGATTTCTGAACTTCAACag GAATGCAGTTGGGAAACCTACTGATGTTAGAGATGGTTCAGCATTGCATGCTTTAACTTTCCAGGCTAGCATTTCTACTGGTGGGAAGAGTTCTATTCAAG ATCGTGTATTTGCTCCTTATTCTGTTTTCAAGGGTAAAGCTGCGCTCTCTGTTGAACCTGTTCTTCCAACTTTCTCTAAGTTTGGT TCTGGGAATCTTAGAGTTGACCGACGTGGTTCTATGATGTTAACTTTCTTGCCTGCTATAGGTGAGCGTAAGTATGACTATGAAAAGAGACAG AAGTTTGCTCTATCAGCAACAGAAGTGGGATCTTTGATAAGCACGGGTCCCAAAGATTCTTGTGAATTCTTCCATGATCCCTCAATGTTGTCAAG CAATGCTGGCCAAGTGAGAAAGAACTTATCAATTAAGCCACACGCAGATGGTAGTGGCTATTTCGTTTCATTAA GTGTTGTCAACAACATCCTGAAAACTACCGAACGATTTACTGTTCCTGTCACGACTGCTGAATTTACAGTTCTGAAGACAGCTTGCAGT TTTGCATTGCCCCACATCATGGGTTGGGATCGGTTGACTACTCCACTGCCTGGAACCTTAGCATCAAAGCTGTCAAAAGTGGATCCACAAATGCCTGATTTAGAATGGGATAAATGA
- the LOC7483546 gene encoding single-stranded DNA-binding protein WHY2, mitochondrial isoform X2 translates to MMKLSRFLNFNRNAVGKPTDVRDGSALHALTFQASISTGGKSSIQDRVFAPYSVFKGKAALSVEPVLPTFSKFGSGNLRVDRRGSMMLTFLPAIGERKYDYEKRQKFALSATEVGSLISTGPKDSCEFFHDPSMLSSNAGQVRKNLSIKPHADGSGYFVSLICIAPHHGLGSVDYSTAWNLSIKAVKSGSTNA, encoded by the exons ATGATGAAACTATCGAGATTTCTGAACTTCAACag GAATGCAGTTGGGAAACCTACTGATGTTAGAGATGGTTCAGCATTGCATGCTTTAACTTTCCAGGCTAGCATTTCTACTGGTGGGAAGAGTTCTATTCAAG ATCGTGTATTTGCTCCTTATTCTGTTTTCAAGGGTAAAGCTGCGCTCTCTGTTGAACCTGTTCTTCCAACTTTCTCTAAGTTTGGT TCTGGGAATCTTAGAGTTGACCGACGTGGTTCTATGATGTTAACTTTCTTGCCTGCTATAGGTGAGCGTAAGTATGACTATGAAAAGAGACAG AAGTTTGCTCTATCAGCAACAGAAGTGGGATCTTTGATAAGCACGGGTCCCAAAGATTCTTGTGAATTCTTCCATGATCCCTCAATGTTGTCAAG CAATGCTGGCCAAGTGAGAAAGAACTTATCAATTAAGCCACACGCAGATGGTAGTGGCTATTTCGTTTCATTAA TTTGCATTGCCCCACATCATGGGTTGGGATCGGTTGACTACTCCACTGCCTGGAACCTTAGCATCAAAGCTGTCAAAAGTGGATCCACAAATGCCTGA